The DNA segment TGCCATCGGGTTTGAGCATTGCACTGACCGCGCCGCTGCGGGCATCCACACCTTGCGCCTGAGCCACGGCGAACGCTGTGTGCATCGCCTTGTACAACGGGCTGCCATGCAACTGCGGGGTTGATTGCAGAAGAAAGAACCACTCGAACTGGTGCCCCGGCTCATACCAGTTATCCACAGCGCCGAGCGGCTTCTCCAGCAGCACCCCGCTCGCCGGATCAATGAAGTGCTCATGCATGTGATCCACCAGCCCTTCCAGTGCCTCGACGGTGTCGGTGTCGGCGCGCACTTGTAACGTCGCCAGAAAGGCTTCGGCCAGGTGCATCAGCGGGTTTTGCAACGCGCCGCTGCCCAGATCGGACCAGTCTTCGCCAAGGCTCGCTTCATAAAGCCCCTGGCCATCGGCAAAATGCTCGCGTACCACGCTCAAGGCGGCATCCAGTGCCGACTCGGCCAATGGCTCTCGGGTTTTGGCCCAGTAGTGCGCGCAGGCAAAAATGATGAACGCGTGGGTATACAGATCCTTGCGCCGATCCAGCGGGGCGCCTTGCGGGTCGATGCTGTAGAACCAGCCGCCATGCTCGGCATCGTGAAAGTGCCGCTGCAACGAGCGGAACAACGCATGGGCACGCTGCTCGGCTTGCGGCACTTGCGAGTTGCCGATCAGGCTTGCGAACACAAACAACTGGCGGGCGCAGGCCATGGCCCGGTAGCGTTGTGCAGGCAGTGGCTGGTGCGCGGGGTCGACGGCCTCAAAGGGCAGTGCCAATGCCGGGTTCCAGCCTGGGCCCAGCCATATGGGCACGACAATCTGGAGAAAATGCGTTTGCAAGGCGGCAAACACCTGACTCAGTTCAGGCTGTGGAGCGGTGCTGGAGGCGTGGGGCATGAGCGGGCATCACGGCAGGATCGGATGCGCGCATGTTAACAGGCGTACTGCTAACCGTGCAGGCCGCGCCAATGGCGCGCGCCCATAAATATGAAACGCAGTTGTTCGGTGATCTTAGCCTGCGGGGTCAGGTGGGCCGCCAGCGGGGCAGCTGGCGGGTCGATCAGCTCTGGCAACATGGCGAACACACTCTTGACCACCAGATCGGCAATGATGCCCAGCGAGTTGCTGTTCAAATGCTGCCACTTGGGCATTTTCCCCAGGTCTGTGGCCAGGTCGGCGACGATACCTTCGCGCAATGCCGCCAGCGCCTGACGAACCTGCAATGAGCCGCCGTACTGTTCGCGTGCCAGGAACAGAAACTGCTGCCGGTTGGCCGCCACACCGTCGAGAAAAATCCGTACCGAGGCTTCGATCAGGCCGCCCATCACCATTTCGTTATGGCGGACCAGGCGGATGGTTTCCCGAAAGGTATGGCCGACTTCCGCGACCAACGCCAGACCCAACTGGTCCATGTCGTCGAAATGCCGATAGAAACCGGTCGGCACGATCCCGGCAGTACGCGCCACCTCCCGCAGGCTCAGACTGCCGAAGCCGCAGCCGCTTTCCATCAACTGATGTGCGGCGTCGAGCAGGGCGCGGCGGGTCTGTTGTTTCTGTTCGGCGCGGGGTGACATGGGTGGGGCGTTCCGGGGATAAACTGCGCTGCACTCTAACACGAGAGCGACCGATAGCAGGTTGATGAGTGATCGAGTCAAACCATGCTGGCTTTTACCAGTCAAAGTGGTATGTCGTGTGTAGCGCGCCTGATTGGCGCGCGGGTTCTGGAGAGTCGCAATGACGCGCAGCCGCAAGATTTTCGCCTGGACAGGCGTCACCCTGGTCGCCCTGCTGGCCATTCTGATCGTTGTGATCGCCACCTTTGACTGGAACCGCCTCAAACCTTTTATCAACGACAAAGTCAGCGCAGCCTTGCATCGTCCGTTTGCCATCAACGGAGATCTGAGCGTGCGCTGGCAGCGCGAAGGCGATGAAAACGGCTGGCGTGGCTGGGTGCCCTGGCCGCAGTTTGTCGCGCAGGACCTGACCCTGGGCAACCCTGACTGGTCGCGTCAGGCGCAGATGGTCACGCTCAAACAAGTGACGTTCAGCCTCTCGCCGTTGCCGTTATTGAGCCAGCGGGTGGTGATTCCCCGCATCGAACTGAATCAACCCGACGCGAAACTCGAACGGCTGGCCGACGGCCGCGCCAACTGGGTGTTCGACCTGCCCAAGTCCGATCCAGACGCAGAGCCTTCGGCGTGGGAGCTCGACATTGGCTCGATCCGCTTCGACAAAGGCCTGGTAAGCATTGATGACCAGACCCTTAAAACCCGGATGGAACTGGTCATCACCCCATTGGGTAAACCGATTCCGTTCAGTGACATTGTCGGCGGCAAAGAAGCACAGAAGGTGGCCGAGAAGGGCGCCAGGCCCCAGGACTATGCCTTTGCCATCGCCACCAAGGGTCAATACCGTGGCCTGCCGGTTGGCGGCAATGGCAAGGTTGGCGGGTTGCTGGCCCTCAAGGATGCCAGCCAGCCATTTCCGGTGCAGGCCGATGTAAAAATTGCCGATACCCATATCGTGGTCGCCGGCACCCTGACCGATCCGCAGAACTTCGGCGCCCTGGACCTGCGCCTGAAACTCTCCGGCGCGAGCCTGAGCAACCTGTACCCGCTGACCGGCGTGACCCTGCCCGATTCAGGGGCATACGCCACCGACGGTCGATTGATTGCCCGGCTCAAGGACCCGCAAGGTGCGAACTTCCGTTATGAAGACTTCAACGGCAAGATCGGTAACAGTGACATCCACGGTGACCTGGGCTTTGTCGCCAGCCAGCCACGGCCGAAACTGACCGGTAAGCTGGTGTCCAACCAGTTGCTGTTCACCGATCTGGCGCCGCTGATCGGTGCCGATTCCAATACCGAGCAGAAAAAGCGCGGCGGCGAGAGCAAGCAGCCGTCGGGTAAAGTGTTGCCGGTCGAGACATTTGCCACCGACCGCTGGCGCGCCATGGATGCCGATGTGGAGTTCACCGGCAAGCGCATCGTCCAGGCGCCGGAACTACCGCTGAGCGACCTGTACACCCATGTGCTGCTCGATGATGGTCAGTTGAGCCTGCAACCGCTGCGCTTTGGCGTGGCCGGCGGCAAGCTTGATGCCGATATTCGCCTTAACGGTCGCGTCCAGCCGCTGCAGGGGCGCGCCAAACTGTCGGCCCGGGGCTTTAAGCTCAAGCAGTTGTTCCCCACGTTCGAACCGATGAAAACCAGCTTCGGTGAGCTCAATGGTGACGCTGATATCAGCGGCCAGGGCAACTCGGTCGCGACCTTGTTGGGGACCGCCAATGGCCAACTGCGCATGTTGATCAACGATGGTGCGATCAGTCGCGGGCTGATGGAAATCGCCGGGCTCAATGTTGGCAACTATCTGGTTGGAGAGTTGTTCGGTGACAAGGAGGTGAAGATCAATTGCGCGGTCAGCGACTTCGGGATCAAGGACGGCCTGGCCAGCAGCCGGTTGTTTGTGTTCGATACCGAGAACGCGATCATTTACATCAATGGCACCGCCAATCTCAAGAGCGAGCAACTGGACCTGAAGATCAACCCTGAGTCGAAAGGCTTGCGGGTGTTTTCCCTGCGTTCACCGCTGTACGTCAACGGCACCTTTGCCAAACCCAATGCCGGCGTACAGACCGGCCCGTTGTTGCTGCGCGGCGCCGGCATGCTGGCGCTGGGTGTCGCCGCCGGCCCTGCCGCGAGCCTGCTGGCGCTGGTTGCCACCGGCGACAGCACCCCGGACCAATGCACCCCGATGCTGGAACAGATCAGGGCCGGCAAGTTACCCAAGGCGACCCGATAATCAGGGGTAAGCCCAATACTGTTCGATTAAGCCTCAAAAATCTCTATGGGAGATCGCCCGCCGCCTCGGCGCCGCGCTGTCGCGTAGCCAACACGCAACCCCGTAGGAGCAGCTTTAGCTGCGAAAGGCTTCGCAGCTAAAGCTGCTCCTACGGGAGGGCCTTGTAAATCAGCGATTTGTAATTTGTTTGATGAGAGCGAACTCTGCTCGCGAAGAGGTCGGTAAAGTCACGGCAGATGCAGTGTTTTTACTGGCCTCTTAGCTACCAGGGGAGCTCCCACAGAGGTATATAGCGACTAAAAGAACAGTCCTGGAGTTAGGCCCATTACTGCTCCCTCCGAAGCATAAAGTGCCTGATTGACCTTTGGCAGGCCTGGTCCAGTGGCTGGCCTGTGCCGGGCAGTGGAGCAGAATCAATAGCGAGTGGCCGAGGCGTCATGGATAGCGCCCCAGCCATCCACCTTCACAAATCAGCGAGAATGTCCGCCATGTCGTCGGCGTGTTCTTCTTCCTGGGCCAGAATGTCTTCGAAGATGCGCCGGGTGGTCGGGTCAGCTTCGCCGATGTACTGGATGATCTCCCGATAGCTGTCCACTGCGATGCGCTCGGCCACCAGGTCTTCGTAGACCATTTCCTTGAGCGTTGTGCCGGCCACGTACTGGGCGTGGGAATTCTTCGACAGCAGGTCCGGGTTGAACTCCGGCTCGCCGCCCAGTTGCACGATGCGCTCGGCGAGTTTATCGGCGTGTTCGGCTTCCTGTTGGGCGTGTTCGAGGAACTCTGCCGCCGCAACGCTGGCTTTAAGCCCCGAAGCCATGAAGTAGTGACGTTTGTAGCGCAGCACGCACACCAGTTCGGTGGCCAGCGACTCATTGAGCAGGCGCAGGATGGTATCGCGGTCGGCGCTGTAGCCTTCGGTGACCGCGCCGTTCTCGACGTTCTGGCGGGCACGCTGGCGCAGGCTGCTGACGTCAGACAGGGTATGGGCTGGGTTCAGGCTGTTCATCAGGTATCTCCTGGGCTAGTACGGTTGTGACGCTTCGCTCTGTTGCAGCCGGTGCGGCGAAGTCGTTACAGGTTGTGAGTAACAAGCGACAGGAAAAGTTTTATCGGAATTCAATCATTCATCCGGGTGTAAAAAACACGAAACGACTGCTGCACGTGGGGGTCACAACGAGGAGACCTTTCTATGGAGAGACACCATGCTCAAGTTCCTTGGCGGCACTGTCGGCATCATTTTTCTGATTGGTTTGATCGTGGTCATCGCGCTGTTCAAGCTGGTTTTCTGAGGTTTGAATGATTCAAGGCTGCACGATTGCTGCTGGGCTGCCAGCCAACTGACGTGCAGCCTCGCTTCGCGCCGTCCCCCCCGGTCCTGTTCGAAGCTGCTGATGCGTCCTTATTTATGCGCATAAAGCAATAATCACTCTGATTTTTGCATTGGAGCGATTGAAACCGCCCTGTCATTCTGCCAGCCCGTTCTGTTACGCCAGCACCCCCTGCACTGCGCGTCCCAGGCTGTCTGTCGGATTGAATAGGAGTACCGGGTATGTATCGCTGGCTGGCCAATCTGACTGTCGCCAAGAAACTGATGACAGGTTTCGGGCTGCTGCTGTTGATGAGTGTTCTGATTTTTTGCGCCGGCTGGAGCTCCATCAGCGCGTTGTCCGGGCGTATGGATCGTATGAGCGCTGTGAACAAGCTCATGGATGACCTGGCGACGATGCGCCTAGCCAGATCGGATTATTTGCAGAGTGAGGGCAATGCCGAAAAGGCCGGCACTCTGGAGAAAAGAATCAGCGCGACCGGGCAGACACTCAATGCCCTTGCCGGGCTGTACAGGCAGGCGTCGAATCAGGCGATTCTTGCTGAAATGGCACATTACCTGACGCAATACAGCGCCGGTCTTAATAACCTTAAAGCCAGTTATCAACAGATCGACGACTCACGCGCGATGCGGCGCAGTACCGGGGACAAGACCCTGGCACTGCTGGACAGCCTGGACGGTTATATCGGCAAGAATCAATTGAATGCCGAGCAACAGTACACGCTCTACCGAGCCGTCAAAGACCTGCAAATGCAGTTTCTGTATGCCCGGTTTGAAACGCGGGCCTACACCTACAGCAATAACCCGAACAGCTTTTCTGCATCGGTCGCGGCCGTCGACAAGACCTTGTCCAGTCTGGAGGTGTTGCGCCAGTCGCTGGATGACAGCGGTCAATCCGTTGCCTCAAGCTTGCACGATCTGGTTCTGGGTTATCGCGCCACGCTGGACGTTCATCAGGCGGCTTTGGTGCAGATCAGGACCCAAGTCGATGAAATCAAGAAGCAGGGTGATGCCATGCTGCAGCTCAGTCAGGGTCTGTATGCCAGTCAGATGCAGCTGCGTACCCAGGACACTCAAACCGCTGCCTGGACAATGGCGCTTAGCCTGGCGCTGGCGCTTGGCCTGGGGGTCTTTGGGGCCGTGCTGATCACCCGGCAGATTGCGCCGCCCCTGCGCGCCGCTCTGCAAAGCGTTCGGCGTATTGCCAGCGGTGATCTGACCGTGCAGCCTGCCTCGCGCCGTGAGGATGAAATCGGTCAGCTTGAGCAGGGGCTGGCCGACATGGTGACTCATTTGAGGCAACTGATCAGCCATATTGGCGATGGCGCGTCCATGATCGCCAGCTCAACGCAACAACTCTCGGCGATTACCCGGCAGACCAGCAGCGGCGCCAGTGAGCAGAAGCTTGAGACCGAGCAGGTTGCGACAGCGATGCATCAGATGAGCACCTCGGTCCAGGACGTGGCCCGCAGCGCAGTCGAAACGGCAAGCGCAGTGGACCAGGCTGCACAGGATGCCAACGGCGGCGCCACTATCGTCACCAAGGCCATAGAGCAGATCGAGAACCTGACCGGGGAGGTTCAGTTGACCAGCCAGGCGGTAAGCAGTCTGGCGCTGGAAAGTGGCCGTATCGGCGCCATGCTGGACGTCATCAAGTCGGTTGCCGAGCAGACCAACCTGCTGGCGTTGAACGCTGCCATTGAAGCGGCGCGGGCAGGCGAAGCCGGACGTGGTTTTGCCGTGGTGGCCGATGAGGTTCGCGCACTCGCCCAGCGGACACAGCAGTCGACCCAAGAGATAGAAGCACTGATTGCGGCGTTGAAGCAGGGCACCCAGCGCGCCGTACAGCGAATGGATGCCAGCCTGAAATTGACCACAGACAGCGTCGGGTTGGCCCGCGATGCCGGTCAGGCGTTGTCGAGCATTACCTCGAACATCATCGCCATCCAGGGCATGACCCGGCAGATTGCTGCCGCTGCCGAACAGCAGGGTGCGGTCGCCCAAGAGATCAGCCGCAGCGTGGTGAATGTGCGCAGCATTACCGAGCAGGCTTACACCGCGAGCGAGCAGACCAGCCAGGCGAGCATGGAGCTGGCCAGGCTGGGCCATACCCTGCAAGGCCATGTGCAGCGTTTTCAGGTCTGACGGGCGTTAGGTCGGTCACGACGCCAGAGAGCAAAAAGCCCGGTTTTTTAGTTACCGGGCTTTTGTCTATGTCGTTTAACGCTACATTGCCTTTTCGTTCTGCTCGCGCTGCTCACAGGTCATGAAACCCTTGTGTACCACCCTGCCATCACTGTTGAAACTCACGTGATACACCTGTTGGTGACCGTCTTTGGTCAGCACATAGTTATTACAGGTGCCAGGGTTGACCTTGCGCTGCACGGTGGTCGAAGGTTCGCCACCAATGGTCAGCACCTGCTGGCGGGTCATGCCGTTCTCGACCTGCTTGACCAGCGGCTGGTCGCGATAGGTCACGTAGTCCACCGGGTTTTGCACGGTGGTGCTGCCGCAGCCGGCCAGAGTTGCCAGAACACAGCTTGCTGCCAGGATTTGCTTGTACATCGCAGTCTCTCCGTATGACAGAGCCGATGCCGGCCCGGTACGATTTTGAACCGCAGCGGCGGCAGAGAGTTCGATGCATTTGGCCAGTATCGTTTGTTGGTCGTCTTTTGCTGCCTTGTCGGCAAACGCCGCTAGGCTGAACCCATCAAGGTTCAGGACAGGAGCGTCTCATGACACAAGACTACGCCACGCGTTATCCCCTGTTGTTGGTCCCCGGCCTGCTGGGATTTGTCAGGGTGCTGATCTACCCCTACTGGTTCGGGATCGTCAAACCTCTGGAGCGTGGTGGTGCCAAGGTCTTTCCGGTCATGGTTTCGGGGGTCAACTCCACGGAAATCCGCGGGGAACAACTGTTGTTGGTCATCGAGCAGATCATGCGCGAAACCGGCGCGACCAAGGTCAATCTGCTCGGCCATAGCCAGGGCGCGCTGACGGTCCGCTATGTGGCGGCCAAGCGCCCGGACCTGGTGGCCTCGGTCACCTCCGTGGCCGGCCCCAATCATGGTTCGGAACTGGCCGACTTTCTTGAGCGGCGGTTTCCGGTGGGCACGCCAGGCGGGCGTATCGTCAATGCGATCATCGGTTTGCTCGACGGGTTGATCCGGATCTTCGAAACCGGCTATCGCGGGCCGCGCTTGCCCACTGATATCAGTGCCTCGCACCAGTCGTTGACCACCACCGGCGTGGCCCTGTTCAACCGCGCGTATCCCCAAGGCTTGCCAGAGTCCTGGGGCGGGCAGGGCGCAGAGGTGGTCGATGGCGTGCGCTACTACTCCTGGTCGGGGATCATCAAGCCAGGGATCACCAATCGTGGGCTGAACCTGCTCGATGGCTCCAATATCGTCTGTCGCCTGTTTGCCCGGACCTTCACCAAAGAGCGCGGCCAGTGTGACGGCATGGTCGGGCGCTTCAGCTCGCATCTGGGGCGGGTGATCGGTGATGACTTTGCGCTGGATCACTTCGACAGCGTCAATCAGATGATCGGCCTGGTAGGGCGCGGGGCCCGGCCGGTGCAGCTGTTTCTGGAGCATGCCGCGCGGCTGAAAGCCGCCGGTCTCTAGCTTTCGCGCCCGCAAGAAATAATTTTCAGCCTGCGTCATTCGGTCGCGCCCCCGTCAAATCGGGGGCGCGCCGCTGATTGTTGCCAGTGTTGTCAGGCACGTTGCAGCGCGCTCACTGGTTCTCGCTCTGGAAGGCTGGCAGACTGCCCGCTTGTCCGTGCTGCCGTATGAGGCGCTATGCCAACGTTTTCTTCGCGTCAGATCTTCATCGCCAGTTGGCTCATCATGTTTGGCGGCCTGCTGTTCGTGCTGCCGTTTCGTTTGCTGCCAAGCCTGCTCTGCGGCCTGCTGGTGTTTGAGCTGGTCAACATGCTGACCCCGCGCTTGCAGCGCCTGATTGCCGGCGAGCGGGCGCGCTGGCTGGCGGTGGCGTTGCTTGGCACCCTGGTGGTGAGCCTGCTGGCTTTGTTGTTCGCCGGCGCGTTCAGCTTCATCCTGCACGAGGCGGAAAACCCTGGCGCCTCGCTGGACAAGTTCATGACCCTGATCGACCGCGCGCGCGGTCAGTTGCCGCCGTTCATCGAGTCCTACTTGCCGGCCAGTGCGGCCGAGTTCCGGGTCTCGCTGGTGGTCTGGCTGCAAAAGCACATTGGCGAGCTGCAACTGATCGGCAAGGGCGCCGCGCACATGTTCGTGACCATGCTCATTGGCATGGTATTGGGCGCGATCATTGCCTTGCAGCGCATCAGCGATGTCAGCAGCCGCAAGCCGCTGGCTGCCGCGCTGTTTGATCGTCTGCACCTGCTCAGCCAGGCGTTTCGCAACATTGTCTTTGCGCAGATCAAGATTTCGTTGCTCAACACCGCACTGACCTCGGTGTTTCTGGCCGTGGTGCTGCCGCTGTGGGGCATTCACCTGCCGCTGACCAAGACCCTGATCTTCATGACCTTCGTGCTGGGCCTGTTGCCGGTGGTGGGTAACCTGCTGTCCAACACGCTGATCTTCATCGTCGGCCTGTCGGTGTCGCTGTGGGTGGCGCTGGCGGCGCTGGGCTACCTGATCGTTATCCACAAGGTCGAGTACTTTCTCAACGCACGCATCGTCGGCGGCCAGATCAGTGCCAAGTCCTGGGAGCTGTTGCTGGCCATGCTGCTGTTCGAAGCCGCTTTCGGTTTGCCTGGCGTGGTGGCGGGGCCGGTGTACTACGCCTACCTCAAGAGCGAATTGAAGCAGGCGGGTCTGGTCTGAACGCAGCGACAAGCCGCAAGCTTTAAGCTAGAAGCTGGTCGAGGCTGGCTTTTCGCTTGAGGCTTACAGCTTGGGGCTTGCAACGGCTCCTCAGCCGTAACGCTTTTTGGCTTCGATCGCCAGGCCGCTGCCGATGCCGCCGAAGATATCGCCTTCAATGTGTCGGGCGTTGGGCAGCATCAGTGACACGCTGTTGCGCAGTGCCGGGATGCCGCTGGAACCGCCGGTGAAGAACACGGTGTTGACCTGCGCGACGCCGACCCCGGCCTTGTTCAGCAACTCAGTGACGCTGTTGCGCACTTGCTCCAGTTGCGACTCGATGGCCGACTCGAACAGCGGCCGGGTCAGGTCGACACTCAAGCCGGCCTCAATGCGTTGCATGGCCACATGGCGGCTTTCAGCCTGGCTCAGTTCGATCTTGCTGGCTTCCACTTCCATGGCCAGCCAGTGCCCGGCGCGCTGCTCGATCAGCTTGAACAGACGGTCGATGCCGTTGGCGTCTTCGATGTCGTAGCGCATGCTGCCCAGCGCCAGTTTCGATTTCTGTGAGTACACCGAGTTGATGGTGTGCCAGGTCGCCAGGTTAATGTGGTGGCTGGTCGGCATGAACGCACCGCTTTTCATCCGGCTGCCGTAGCCGAACAGCGGCATCACACCTTGCAGGCTCAGTTGCTTGTCGAAATCGGTACCGCCGATGTGTACGCCGCCGGTGGCCAGGATGTCGTCCTGGCGGTCGTCACGGCTGCGGCGCTCAGGCGCCAGGCGCACCAGCGAGAAGTCCGAGGTCCCGCCGCCGATGTCGACAATCAGCACCAGCTCTTCCTGGTCAATGCCCGACTCGTAGTCGAACGCTGCGGCAATCGGCTCGAACTGGAACGACACGTCTTTAAAGCCGATCTTGCGGGCGACGGCGGCCAGGGTGTCTTCGGCCTCCTGGTCGGCAGCGGCATCGTCATCGACAAAATGCACCGGGCGGCCCAGCACCACGTGCTCGAACTCCCGGCCGGCACTGCGTTCGGCGCGCTTTTTCAGCTCGCCGATAAACAACCCCAACAGGTCGGTAAACGGCATGGCGGTGCCCAGCACGCTGGTGTCGTGCTTGATCAGCTTGGAACCCAGCAGGCTCTTGAGCGAACGCATCAGGCGGCCTTCGTAGCCTTCCAGATACTCATGCAGGGCCAGGCGGCCAAACACCGGGCGGCGCTCTTCGATATTGAAGAACACCACTGACGGCAGGGTGATCTTGTCGTCTTCCAGGGCAATCAACGTTTCCATGCCGGGGCGCAGCCAGCCGACGGTGGAATTGGACGTGCCGAAGTCGATGCCGCAGGCACGGGCCGGGGATTGATCTGTCATGGAGAGTGCCTTCCAGAAAAAAACGGCCGCGCAGTGTATGTCAGTGCACCAGGAATGCGTAGTGCCATGTGCCGATTGGTTGCACGCCGGTGGCGCAGGTTTAAACTGCTGGGCTTTTCTCGATCAGGCATAAGGATGTGTGATGTCTCGGTTCATCAAGGGAACCCTGCCGCTTTATCTGCTGATAGGGCTGGTGCAAGGGCTGAGCATGCTCCTGGCGCTGGAGCTCAAGCAGCCTGCGCTGGGCGTGGCAGCCGCTGTACTGGGGATCAACCTGCAACTGCTCGGTGAGCGCTGGCACCAGCGTGTGCCACTGGCATGGACGGTGTTACTGGCGGCGACCATGGCGTTGATCACCGAGTGGGTCATGCACGCCTCTGCACAAAGCTCGCTGGCCTTCAGTTGGGGCGTTTGTGCGCTGGTCATCGGTTATGTCGCTACGGCCTTCATCGCCAGCGCCCCGGCCCGTCAGGGCTGGCGAGTGCCGTACCCGGCGTTGTTTCGGCATGCCTGGAACAACGCGTTCATCGTGCTGTTGGCTGTGGTGCTGAGCTGGCTGTTCTGGGGGCTACTGATGCTGTGCGCCAGCCTGTTCGAGATGATTGGCATTGTGGCGCTCAAGGACTGGATCAACCATCGATACGTTCTGCTGTTGGTCATGCCAGTGGTGTTTTCCGTCGGGATGCGCATGGGCTGCGAGAATGACAAGGTCATCGGCCTGTTGCGCGGCATCCTGTTAAGCCTGTGTCGTTTCCTGGCCCCGCTGGCGGCACTGATTGTCGTGCTGTTCTGCCTGAGCTTGCCGTTCACCGGCCTGGCATCGATCTGGAGCACCGGTTATGCCTCAAGGATCCTGCTGGGGCTGGTGGCAATCACGCTGTTTCTGGTCAATGGGGTGTTCCAGGATGGGCAGCAGCCTGCGGCCTATCCGTG comes from the Pseudomonas sp. StFLB209 genome and includes:
- a CDS encoding AGE family epimerase/isomerase; translated protein: MPHASSTAPQPELSQVFAALQTHFLQIVVPIWLGPGWNPALALPFEAVDPAHQPLPAQRYRAMACARQLFVFASLIGNSQVPQAEQRAHALFRSLQRHFHDAEHGGWFYSIDPQGAPLDRRKDLYTHAFIIFACAHYWAKTREPLAESALDAALSVVREHFADGQGLYEASLGEDWSDLGSGALQNPLMHLAEAFLATLQVRADTDTVEALEGLVDHMHEHFIDPASGVLLEKPLGAVDNWYEPGHQFEWFFLLQSTPQLHGSPLYKAMHTAFAVAQAQGVDARSGAVSAMLKPDGSVVDGTQRIWAQAEYLRALALRDGAKSLLPAQAMALQTRFIYPQGWHECLDSEGKVSRSDMPSTTPYHLATCYLGLENHLNNNT
- a CDS encoding TetR family transcriptional regulator; this translates as MSPRAEQKQQTRRALLDAAHQLMESGCGFGSLSLREVARTAGIVPTGFYRHFDDMDQLGLALVAEVGHTFRETIRLVRHNEMVMGGLIEASVRIFLDGVAANRQQFLFLAREQYGGSLQVRQALAALREGIVADLATDLGKMPKWQHLNSNSLGIIADLVVKSVFAMLPELIDPPAAPLAAHLTPQAKITEQLRFIFMGARHWRGLHG
- a CDS encoding AsmA family protein, with the protein product MTRSRKIFAWTGVTLVALLAILIVVIATFDWNRLKPFINDKVSAALHRPFAINGDLSVRWQREGDENGWRGWVPWPQFVAQDLTLGNPDWSRQAQMVTLKQVTFSLSPLPLLSQRVVIPRIELNQPDAKLERLADGRANWVFDLPKSDPDAEPSAWELDIGSIRFDKGLVSIDDQTLKTRMELVITPLGKPIPFSDIVGGKEAQKVAEKGARPQDYAFAIATKGQYRGLPVGGNGKVGGLLALKDASQPFPVQADVKIADTHIVVAGTLTDPQNFGALDLRLKLSGASLSNLYPLTGVTLPDSGAYATDGRLIARLKDPQGANFRYEDFNGKIGNSDIHGDLGFVASQPRPKLTGKLVSNQLLFTDLAPLIGADSNTEQKKRGGESKQPSGKVLPVETFATDRWRAMDADVEFTGKRIVQAPELPLSDLYTHVLLDDGQLSLQPLRFGVAGGKLDADIRLNGRVQPLQGRAKLSARGFKLKQLFPTFEPMKTSFGELNGDADISGQGNSVATLLGTANGQLRMLINDGAISRGLMEIAGLNVGNYLVGELFGDKEVKINCAVSDFGIKDGLASSRLFVFDTENAIIYINGTANLKSEQLDLKINPESKGLRVFSLRSPLYVNGTFAKPNAGVQTGPLLLRGAGMLALGVAAGPAASLLALVATGDSTPDQCTPMLEQIRAGKLPKATR
- a CDS encoding ferritin-like domain-containing protein, whose product is MNSLNPAHTLSDVSSLRQRARQNVENGAVTEGYSADRDTILRLLNESLATELVCVLRYKRHYFMASGLKASVAAAEFLEHAQQEAEHADKLAERIVQLGGEPEFNPDLLSKNSHAQYVAGTTLKEMVYEDLVAERIAVDSYREIIQYIGEADPTTRRIFEDILAQEEEHADDMADILADL
- a CDS encoding methyl-accepting chemotaxis protein translates to MHQMSTSVQDVARSAVETASAVDQAAQDANGGATIVTKAIEQIENLTGEVQLTSQAVSSLALESGRIGAMLDVIKSVAEQTNLLALNAAIEAARAGEAGRGFAVVADEVRALAQRTQQSTQEIEALIAALKQGTQRAVQRMDASLKLTTDSVGLARDAGQALSSITSNIIAIQGMTRQIAAAAEQQGAVAQEISRSVVNVRSITEQAYTASEQTSQASMELARLGHTLQGHVQRFQV
- the osmE gene encoding osmotically-inducible lipoprotein OsmE, giving the protein MYKQILAASCVLATLAGCGSTTVQNPVDYVTYRDQPLVKQVENGMTRQQVLTIGGEPSTTVQRKVNPGTCNNYVLTKDGHQQVYHVSFNSDGRVVHKGFMTCEQREQNEKAM
- a CDS encoding esterase/lipase family protein, yielding MTQDYATRYPLLLVPGLLGFVRVLIYPYWFGIVKPLERGGAKVFPVMVSGVNSTEIRGEQLLLVIEQIMRETGATKVNLLGHSQGALTVRYVAAKRPDLVASVTSVAGPNHGSELADFLERRFPVGTPGGRIVNAIIGLLDGLIRIFETGYRGPRLPTDISASHQSLTTTGVALFNRAYPQGLPESWGGQGAEVVDGVRYYSWSGIIKPGITNRGLNLLDGSNIVCRLFARTFTKERGQCDGMVGRFSSHLGRVIGDDFALDHFDSVNQMIGLVGRGARPVQLFLEHAARLKAAGL
- a CDS encoding AI-2E family transporter yields the protein MPTFSSRQIFIASWLIMFGGLLFVLPFRLLPSLLCGLLVFELVNMLTPRLQRLIAGERARWLAVALLGTLVVSLLALLFAGAFSFILHEAENPGASLDKFMTLIDRARGQLPPFIESYLPASAAEFRVSLVVWLQKHIGELQLIGKGAAHMFVTMLIGMVLGAIIALQRISDVSSRKPLAAALFDRLHLLSQAFRNIVFAQIKISLLNTALTSVFLAVVLPLWGIHLPLTKTLIFMTFVLGLLPVVGNLLSNTLIFIVGLSVSLWVALAALGYLIVIHKVEYFLNARIVGGQISAKSWELLLAMLLFEAAFGLPGVVAGPVYYAYLKSELKQAGLV
- a CDS encoding Hsp70 family protein; its protein translation is MTDQSPARACGIDFGTSNSTVGWLRPGMETLIALEDDKITLPSVVFFNIEERRPVFGRLALHEYLEGYEGRLMRSLKSLLGSKLIKHDTSVLGTAMPFTDLLGLFIGELKKRAERSAGREFEHVVLGRPVHFVDDDAAADQEAEDTLAAVARKIGFKDVSFQFEPIAAAFDYESGIDQEELVLIVDIGGGTSDFSLVRLAPERRSRDDRQDDILATGGVHIGGTDFDKQLSLQGVMPLFGYGSRMKSGAFMPTSHHINLATWHTINSVYSQKSKLALGSMRYDIEDANGIDRLFKLIEQRAGHWLAMEVEASKIELSQAESRHVAMQRIEAGLSVDLTRPLFESAIESQLEQVRNSVTELLNKAGVGVAQVNTVFFTGGSSGIPALRNSVSLMLPNARHIEGDIFGGIGSGLAIEAKKRYG